The DNA window GAGGTCAGCTACAACCCCTACGACCCGTCGATCAACGACGATCCGTACCCCGTCTACGCCCGTTTACGCCGCGAGGCCCCGCTCCACCACAACCCGGAGCTCGGCTTCTGGGCCCTGTCCCGGCACGCCGACGTCGCCGCCGCGCTCGTGGACAGCGCGCGCTACTCCAGCGACCACGGCCCCATGATCGACGCCGCGGCCTGGACGCCGCGGGCGAGGGCGTACCTGTCGTTCGTGGCCATGGACCCGCCCGACCACACCCGGATGCGGGCCGTCGTGTCCCGGGCGTTCACGCCCCGCCGGGTCGCCGCGCTCGAACCCCTGATCCGCGAGATCGCCCGCGCCCACATCGAGGAAGGGCTGGCGAAGGGCACGTTCGACTTCGCCGCCGACCTCGCCGCCAAGCTGCCGCTCGACGTGATCTCCGAGCTGATGGGCGTGCCGTCGTCGCGGCGGCACAAGGTACGGCGCACCGAGAGCGTCCTGGTCAGGAACGATCTCGCCACCACCCTGACCGAGCCCGGGCTGCGCGGCCTGCTGACCCTCGGTGACTACTACGCCTCCGTCGTCGCCCAGCGCCGCGCCGAGCCGCGCGACGACCTCGTCTCCGCGCTCGTCTCCGACGGCGACCTCACCGACGAGGAGATCGTCGCGTTCCTGTTCCTGCTGATCGGGGCGGGCTCGGAGACCACGACCCACCTGCTCTGCGCCGCCTGGTACTGGGCGTGGCGCAACCCGGGCCAGCGCGAGATCGCCTTCGACGGCGGCGTTCCGCAGTGGGTGGAGGAGTCGCTGCGTCACGACACGCCCGCGCACGTCACCGCCCGCCGCCTCACCGAGCCCACCGAGCTGCACGGCGTCCTCGTGCCGCGCGACGCCAGGATGTGGCTGCTCATCGGCTCCGCCAACCGGGACGAGGAGGTCTTCCCCGACCCCGACGTCTACGACCTCGGCCGCGACACCTCCCGCGCCATCAGCTTCGGCGCCGGCCGCCACTACTGCCTCGGCGCCGCCCTGGCCCGCCTGGAGGGCCGGATCACGCTGGAGGAGCTCACCAAGGCCGTCGCGCGCGACTACCACATCCACGAGGAGGGCATCAGGCGGACCGCGCACGGCAACGTCCGGGGCATGGTCAGCCTCCCGACCACCGTCCGACCTGCCTGATCCGGCTGCTACCTTCTGGACATGGCTGAGATCGTGTACCCGCCGGTGATCGCCGCCGCGCGGACCTTCTTTCGCGCGCTCGACGTCCGCTTCCACCTGGAGGGGACCGAGAACGTGCCGCGAAGCGGCGGAGCGGTGCTGGTGAGCAACCACATCAGCTACCTGGACTTCATCTTCGCCGGATGGGCCGCGCACCCGTCCCGGCGGCTGGTGCGTTTCATGGCCAAACAGGACGTCTTCGAGCACCCGGTCTCCGGGCCGCTCATGCGTGGCATGCACCACATCCCGGTCGACCGGGGGGCGGGCGCGGGCTCGTACGCGACGGCGCTGCGCATGCTCAAGGCCGGCGAGGTGGTCGGCGTCTTCGCCGAGGCCACGATCAGCCGCTCGTTCACGGTCAAGGAGATCAAGAACGGCGCCATCCGGATGGCCCAGGCCACGAACGTGCCGGTCATCCCGGTGGCCCTCTGGGGCAGCCAGCGCTTCTGGA is part of the Nonomuraea coxensis DSM 45129 genome and encodes:
- a CDS encoding cytochrome P450; translated protein: MEVSYNPYDPSINDDPYPVYARLRREAPLHHNPELGFWALSRHADVAAALVDSARYSSDHGPMIDAAAWTPRARAYLSFVAMDPPDHTRMRAVVSRAFTPRRVAALEPLIREIARAHIEEGLAKGTFDFAADLAAKLPLDVISELMGVPSSRRHKVRRTESVLVRNDLATTLTEPGLRGLLTLGDYYASVVAQRRAEPRDDLVSALVSDGDLTDEEIVAFLFLLIGAGSETTTHLLCAAWYWAWRNPGQREIAFDGGVPQWVEESLRHDTPAHVTARRLTEPTELHGVLVPRDARMWLLIGSANRDEEVFPDPDVYDLGRDTSRAISFGAGRHYCLGAALARLEGRITLEELTKAVARDYHIHEEGIRRTAHGNVRGMVSLPTTVRPA
- a CDS encoding lysophospholipid acyltransferase family protein, with amino-acid sequence MAEIVYPPVIAAARTFFRALDVRFHLEGTENVPRSGGAVLVSNHISYLDFIFAGWAAHPSRRLVRFMAKQDVFEHPVSGPLMRGMHHIPVDRGAGAGSYATALRMLKAGEVVGVFAEATISRSFTVKEIKNGAIRMAQATNVPVIPVALWGSQRFWTKGRPRKLLQRHIPLTILVGEPMHPKRGEDVGKHTTDLHERISALVDRAQRTYPEITPGVWWQPAHLGGTAPTPEEAAAMDAAEAAARAKKD